Proteins found in one Halobaculum sp. MBLA0147 genomic segment:
- a CDS encoding AAA family ATPase, whose amino-acid sequence MRVLGTVGLPGSGKGEAATVAREADIPVVTMGDVIRDACRDRGLDPAEHHGTVAKRLREEDGPTAIADRTVERLRAVDDDVVLVDGLRAPAELDTFRDAFGDAFTLVAVEAPFEVRAERAADRGRDDSDGDREAFREREDREKSFGLVEVMDRADVTVDNTGSLAAYHSRIRELLGVDDADAGGDRATDEASANGDDPAGGDEGERQGERDDATADTPEAE is encoded by the coding sequence ATGCGAGTACTGGGAACCGTCGGACTGCCGGGCAGCGGGAAGGGTGAGGCCGCGACCGTCGCCCGGGAGGCCGACATCCCCGTCGTGACGATGGGTGACGTGATCCGAGACGCCTGCCGCGACCGCGGACTCGACCCGGCGGAACACCACGGCACCGTGGCGAAACGACTCCGCGAGGAGGACGGCCCGACCGCCATCGCCGACCGCACCGTCGAGCGGCTCCGCGCCGTCGACGACGACGTGGTGCTCGTCGACGGGCTCCGTGCCCCCGCGGAACTCGACACGTTCCGCGACGCCTTCGGCGACGCGTTCACACTCGTCGCCGTCGAGGCACCGTTCGAGGTTCGAGCCGAGCGCGCCGCCGACCGCGGCCGCGACGACTCCGACGGGGACCGCGAGGCGTTCCGCGAACGCGAGGACCGCGAGAAGTCCTTCGGCCTCGTCGAGGTGATGGACCGCGCCGACGTGACCGTCGACAACACCGGCTCGTTGGCCGCCTACCACTCCCGAATCCGCGAGTTGCTGGGTGTCGACGACGCCGATGCCGGCGGGGACCGAGCGACGGACGAGGCGTCCGCGAATGGCGACGACCCCGCCGGTGGCGACGAGGGCGAGCGACAGGGGGAGCGCGACGACGCGACGGCGGACACGCCGGAGGCGGAGTGA
- a CDS encoding RNA-binding domain-containing protein, whose protein sequence is MTTIYSVDARIETPVADTEVTDRVIDAVEALFPDVEVHSEPGRVVAETHSLQGFSDRLHDQEILDTARREFLEDADEEGFSFALKKQAAYEGVVNFAVGESDELGEITVTVTVREPSVAEYVDHVAPPTRDGTPVDPDGDGRGASSGPGGAGER, encoded by the coding sequence ATGACGACGATCTACAGCGTCGACGCGCGCATCGAGACCCCCGTCGCGGACACGGAGGTGACCGACCGGGTGATCGACGCCGTCGAGGCGCTGTTCCCGGACGTCGAGGTCCACAGCGAGCCGGGGCGCGTCGTCGCGGAGACCCACTCGCTGCAGGGTTTCTCCGACCGGCTCCACGACCAGGAGATCCTCGACACCGCGCGTCGGGAGTTCCTCGAGGACGCCGACGAGGAGGGGTTCTCGTTCGCGCTGAAGAAACAGGCCGCCTACGAGGGGGTCGTCAACTTCGCCGTCGGCGAGTCCGACGAGTTGGGCGAGATCACCGTCACCGTCACCGTCCGCGAGCCCTCCGTCGCAGAGTACGTCGACCACGTCGCGCCGCCGACTCGCGACGGGACGCCGGTCGACCCCGACGGCGACGGACGCGGCGCTTCGAGTGGACCCGGCGGTGCGGGCGAGCGGTGA
- a CDS encoding SRPBCC family protein: MELSATTVIDAPVAEVVAFVDDPDAQVLVTPAVTGIADVREKPDGGRRMLYGYRIAGLVLTGAMETTTYDPPDRIAFAMSGDLAGEIEWTFEPVGDDRTRFTYTARYDLGAVPFGSLLGPLRPLLAWYNRRELRRAVENTCRAVESDGQWLPGGESERPRDRSTDGDAAESVSIPVESR, from the coding sequence ATGGAACTCTCCGCGACGACGGTGATCGACGCGCCGGTCGCCGAGGTGGTCGCGTTCGTCGACGACCCGGACGCGCAGGTGCTGGTGACGCCGGCGGTGACCGGGATCGCCGACGTGCGCGAGAAACCCGACGGCGGCCGACGGATGCTGTACGGTTACCGGATCGCCGGACTGGTGCTCACCGGGGCGATGGAGACGACGACGTACGACCCACCCGACCGGATCGCGTTCGCGATGAGCGGCGACCTGGCGGGCGAGATCGAGTGGACCTTCGAACCGGTCGGCGACGACCGGACGCGGTTCACCTACACCGCTCGCTACGACCTCGGCGCGGTGCCGTTCGGGTCGCTGCTCGGCCCACTGCGGCCACTCCTCGCGTGGTACAACCGGCGCGAACTGCGCCGTGCCGTCGAGAACACGTGCCGTGCCGTCGAGTCCGACGGCCAGTGGCTCCCCGGCGGCGAGAGCGAGCGCCCCCGCGACCGCTCGACCGACGGCGACGCGGCCGAGTCGGTGTCGATCCCGGTCGAGTCGCGGTGA
- a CDS encoding carotenoid oxygenase family protein translates to MTDTQRTRRPTEPDGFHSLSLTDETRATLDVVGTLPDWLSGVLLRNGPGAFEVGEASVDHWFDGLAMPTRFGLDGAADRVTFRNRFLRTDAFAAAREGEFTGGFATGETTLRERLWGMLVGEPYDNTNVIAERVGDDYLAFTETPRQVQFDPDTLATTGDVTYDGDVPSGQLTCAHARRDPDTGRLVTFDTSFGRRHTYEVYEIVSPTDRRHVASVETDQPSYMHSFALTPNYVVFTEFPYVVEPLAFLKPGRQGPFVENFRWEPDRGTRLRVVDRADGTVVAEATAEPCFGFHHANAYEDGDDLVVDVETVPDAESVATLSLDRLRAGELDVLGGRIERFRIDRGGHREAPTVDRRRLYDGSALPTVSPARWCRPHRYVYAQRTAQPVTQWPTGVVKLDTETGRVREFDDGADHFSEPIFVPRSGRRPGHGDGGRGSGASSGHGDWGDTAEDDGVVLTVGLDTDASRSRLFVLDGADLAELARVTLPLALPFAFHGRFFPELTP, encoded by the coding sequence GTGACAGACACGCAGCGCACACGCCGGCCCACGGAACCGGACGGGTTCCACTCGCTGTCGCTCACGGACGAGACGCGAGCTACCCTCGACGTGGTCGGAACGCTCCCCGACTGGCTCTCGGGGGTGTTGCTCCGCAACGGCCCGGGGGCGTTCGAGGTCGGGGAGGCGAGCGTCGACCACTGGTTCGACGGGTTGGCGATGCCGACACGGTTCGGACTCGACGGCGCCGCCGACCGCGTCACCTTCCGGAACCGCTTCCTCCGGACGGACGCGTTCGCCGCCGCCCGCGAGGGGGAGTTCACCGGCGGGTTCGCGACCGGCGAGACCACGCTCCGCGAGCGCCTGTGGGGGATGTTGGTCGGAGAGCCGTACGACAACACCAACGTGATCGCCGAGCGCGTCGGCGACGACTACCTCGCGTTCACGGAGACGCCACGACAGGTACAGTTCGACCCGGACACGCTCGCGACGACGGGCGACGTGACGTACGACGGCGACGTACCCAGCGGACAACTCACCTGTGCACACGCCAGACGCGACCCCGACACCGGCCGGCTCGTCACCTTCGACACGTCGTTCGGGCGCCGCCACACTTACGAGGTGTACGAGATCGTCTCGCCGACGGACCGCCGCCACGTCGCCAGCGTCGAGACGGACCAGCCGAGCTACATGCACAGTTTCGCGCTCACGCCGAACTACGTCGTCTTCACCGAGTTCCCGTACGTGGTGGAGCCGCTGGCGTTCCTCAAACCCGGCCGGCAGGGGCCGTTCGTGGAGAACTTCCGCTGGGAGCCGGATCGTGGGACCCGACTCCGCGTCGTCGACCGGGCGGACGGCACGGTCGTCGCCGAGGCGACCGCAGAGCCGTGTTTCGGTTTCCACCACGCGAACGCCTACGAGGACGGCGACGATCTCGTCGTCGACGTGGAGACCGTCCCGGACGCGGAGTCCGTCGCCACGCTCTCGTTGGACCGGCTCCGGGCGGGCGAGTTGGACGTGCTGGGCGGCCGGATCGAGCGGTTCCGGATCGACCGCGGCGGCCACCGGGAGGCGCCGACCGTCGACCGCCGGCGGCTGTACGACGGCTCCGCGCTGCCGACCGTCTCGCCGGCGCGGTGGTGTCGCCCGCACCGCTACGTGTACGCTCAGCGGACCGCACAACCGGTCACCCAGTGGCCCACCGGCGTCGTGAAACTGGACACGGAGACCGGCCGCGTCCGCGAGTTCGACGACGGTGCCGACCACTTCTCGGAGCCGATCTTCGTCCCGCGGTCGGGGCGGCGGCCCGGCCACGGCGACGGTGGTCGCGGGAGCGGCGCGAGCAGCGGTCACGGCGACTGGGGTGACACCGCCGAAGACGACGGCGTGGTCCTCACCGTCGGGCTCGACACGGACGCGAGCCGGTCCCGGCTGTTCGTCCTCGACGGTGCGGACCTCGCGGAACTGGCACGCGTCACACTCCCGCTGGCGCTGCCGTTCGCCTTCCACGGGCGGTTCTTCCCGGAACTGACTCCGTGA
- a CDS encoding ABC transporter substrate-binding protein: MSDDNTVRRRRFVQAAGAAGVTALAGCSGGNGGGDGDATGTTTGGSGSGEGPDALIVIGYPEDGTQLFRDYYGVSDGSEEILVPDGLRDGALPAQVGNDMANVTGTAPAAGGPAQEAFTTKFEEEYGESPGVFTSQSYDSVAVQLLANAAAGENSGPSIRDQMRRVANPGGMEVTPDNLVEGVEAAANGEDVNYQGASSAVNFDQNGDPASAAYAIWTFAGTDEQSTNTEDVQNFEGANPEGNGPSADSGPGGFGREMSVGILLPETGNLASVGQPMIQAAELPAMEVNEADVDLSVNAQVEDTETSPNAGTSAANRLVNAGVPSVCGTASSGVNVPVSKSVFIENEVVGCSPSSTALSVTNLEDDDFIFRTAPSDRLQGRVMAKVTSDRLSSSTAATLYVNNDYGQQLSNRFASVFEDTFDGTVFRQVPYNQGESSYTSVVQDALAPQ; encoded by the coding sequence ATGTCAGACGACAACACAGTACGGAGACGACGGTTCGTGCAGGCGGCCGGTGCCGCGGGTGTCACGGCACTGGCCGGCTGTTCCGGCGGGAACGGCGGCGGAGACGGGGACGCAACCGGGACGACGACCGGCGGGTCCGGCAGTGGCGAGGGGCCGGACGCGTTGATCGTCATCGGCTACCCCGAAGACGGGACGCAGTTGTTCCGCGACTACTACGGTGTCAGCGACGGGAGCGAGGAGATCCTCGTCCCGGACGGGCTGCGCGACGGCGCACTCCCGGCACAGGTCGGCAACGACATGGCGAACGTCACCGGCACCGCACCCGCAGCGGGCGGCCCGGCACAGGAGGCGTTCACCACCAAGTTCGAAGAGGAGTACGGCGAGTCGCCGGGCGTGTTCACCTCCCAGTCGTACGACTCCGTCGCCGTCCAACTGCTGGCGAACGCCGCCGCGGGGGAGAACTCCGGCCCGTCGATCAGAGATCAGATGCGGCGCGTCGCCAACCCCGGTGGGATGGAGGTCACGCCGGACAACCTCGTCGAGGGGGTCGAGGCGGCCGCCAACGGCGAGGACGTGAACTACCAGGGGGCGTCGTCGGCGGTCAACTTCGACCAGAACGGCGACCCGGCGTCGGCCGCGTACGCCATCTGGACGTTCGCCGGCACGGACGAGCAGTCGACGAACACCGAGGACGTCCAGAACTTCGAGGGGGCCAACCCCGAGGGGAACGGCCCGTCCGCGGACAGCGGCCCCGGCGGGTTCGGTCGCGAGATGAGCGTCGGGATCCTGCTGCCGGAGACGGGGAACCTCGCCTCTGTCGGACAGCCGATGATCCAGGCGGCCGAACTCCCCGCGATGGAAGTCAACGAGGCGGACGTGGACCTCTCGGTGAACGCACAGGTCGAGGACACGGAGACCTCGCCGAACGCCGGGACCTCGGCCGCGAACCGGCTCGTCAACGCCGGTGTCCCGTCCGTCTGTGGGACCGCCTCTTCGGGCGTGAACGTCCCGGTCTCGAAGTCCGTCTTCATCGAGAACGAGGTCGTCGGCTGCTCGCCGTCCTCGACGGCGCTGTCGGTGACGAACCTCGAGGACGACGACTTCATCTTCCGGACGGCCCCGTCCGACCGGCTGCAGGGCCGCGTGATGGCGAAGGTCACCTCCGACCGGCTGAGTTCCTCGACTGCCGCGACGCTGTACGTCAACAACGACTACGGCCAGCAACTGTCGAACCGCTTCGCCAGCGTGTTCGAGGACACCTTCGACGGTACCGTCTTCCGACAGGTGCCGTACAACCAGGGCGAGTCGTCGTACACCTCCGTGGTGCAGGACGCACTCGCGCCGCAGTGA
- the rnz gene encoding ribonuclease Z has product MTLRVTFLGTSGAVPTVERAPSAIHVNREGESLLFDCGEGTQRQMMRFGTGFDVDHLFVTHLHGDHVLGIPGLVQSMDFNNRDAPLAIHGPPGSRRQLQSLVHAAGHDPSFPVRLNEVTADSVALAAEEYEVRTFETEHRTTSVGYALVEDDRKGRFDRQKAEEELGIPPGPAYGRLHEGETVELDDGRVIEPEQVVGEPRPGRTVVYTGDTRPVPATRRVAEGADLLIHDATFADEARDRAESTGHATAHEAGELAAEAGVRRLALTHVSSRYATDAERLEREARAVFDGHVVLPDDGHEIEVPFPDAD; this is encoded by the coding sequence ATGACGTTGCGGGTCACCTTCCTCGGCACGAGCGGGGCGGTACCGACGGTCGAACGCGCCCCCAGTGCGATCCACGTGAACCGCGAGGGTGAGTCGCTGCTGTTCGACTGCGGCGAGGGGACACAACGCCAGATGATGCGGTTCGGCACGGGGTTCGACGTGGACCACCTGTTCGTCACGCACCTCCACGGCGACCACGTGTTGGGGATACCCGGTCTCGTCCAGTCGATGGACTTCAACAACCGCGACGCGCCGCTGGCGATCCACGGCCCGCCCGGGTCGCGTCGCCAGCTCCAGTCGCTGGTCCACGCGGCGGGGCACGACCCGTCGTTCCCGGTCCGACTCAACGAGGTGACCGCCGACAGCGTGGCACTCGCCGCCGAGGAGTACGAGGTACGAACCTTCGAGACGGAACACCGCACCACCTCCGTCGGCTACGCGCTCGTCGAGGACGACCGGAAGGGGCGGTTCGACCGGCAAAAAGCCGAAGAGGAGTTGGGAATCCCACCCGGCCCGGCGTACGGCCGGCTCCACGAGGGGGAGACGGTGGAGTTGGACGACGGGCGCGTGATCGAACCCGAACAGGTCGTCGGCGAACCCCGACCGGGTCGAACGGTGGTCTACACCGGCGACACGCGCCCGGTGCCGGCGACGCGACGGGTCGCCGAGGGCGCGGACCTGCTGATCCACGACGCCACGTTCGCCGACGAGGCCCGCGACCGCGCCGAGTCGACCGGCCACGCGACCGCCCACGAGGCCGGTGAACTCGCCGCCGAGGCCGGCGTGCGGCGGCTCGCGCTCACACACGTCTCCTCGCGGTACGCGACCGACGCCGAGCGACTGGAACGGGAGGCACGTGCCGTCTTCGACGGCCACGTCGTGCTCCCGGACGACGGCCACGAGATCGAGGTGCCGTTCCCCGACGCGGACTGA
- a CDS encoding DNA primase translates to MDPLDARYPFLSSAREAVRTAEVDLATLVATADPVVERAGERVERALLEGTTASERPRDWNTREELLSYPVARILVSLLDTEAAVEKYATAEAKTAHERFTEDLARDDGRADRIDLRRLLTEFDLAHRCEPEPARRGAPEPQWFRLGVGAYLSLVDTAWGDDWRLVNRELADGVVRVEREELYRLLRAAVRARVREGLPFDGVGEAIATELEAEVAELRSLLAERTGRADVDTLAPELFPPCLASLLADVRDGAEVSRQARFALLAFLAAVGVGQEDVVKLCAGGIGVDEIAETLAVVADGDGSQYPPPSCRTLAAYGVCENADDHRAVAAHPLDYYERRLDEAGSVTDWRERDDPTLRLAGEDATP, encoded by the coding sequence ATGGACCCCCTCGACGCGCGGTACCCGTTCCTGTCGAGCGCTCGCGAGGCAGTGCGGACGGCGGAGGTGGACCTGGCGACGCTCGTGGCGACGGCCGACCCGGTCGTCGAACGGGCCGGCGAGCGCGTCGAGCGGGCACTGTTGGAGGGGACGACGGCCAGCGAGCGTCCGCGCGACTGGAACACCCGCGAGGAACTGCTGTCGTACCCGGTCGCACGGATCCTCGTCTCCCTCCTCGACACGGAGGCGGCCGTCGAGAAGTACGCCACCGCGGAGGCGAAGACCGCCCACGAGCGGTTCACCGAAGATCTCGCGCGCGACGACGGCCGTGCCGACCGGATCGACCTCCGGCGACTGCTGACGGAGTTCGACCTCGCGCACCGGTGCGAGCCGGAGCCGGCCAGACGCGGCGCGCCGGAGCCACAGTGGTTCCGCCTCGGCGTCGGCGCGTACCTCTCGCTGGTCGACACCGCGTGGGGTGACGACTGGCGACTCGTCAACCGCGAACTCGCCGACGGAGTCGTCCGCGTCGAACGCGAGGAGCTGTACCGGCTACTCCGGGCGGCGGTCCGTGCGCGAGTCCGCGAGGGGCTCCCGTTCGACGGTGTCGGCGAGGCCATCGCGACGGAGTTGGAGGCGGAGGTCGCGGAACTGCGGTCGTTGCTCGCCGAGCGCACCGGCCGCGCCGACGTGGACACGCTCGCGCCGGAACTGTTCCCGCCGTGTCTCGCGTCGCTGCTCGCGGACGTACGCGACGGCGCGGAGGTGTCCCGACAGGCGCGGTTCGCGCTGCTCGCCTTCCTCGCGGCGGTCGGCGTCGGGCAAGAGGACGTCGTGAAACTGTGCGCGGGCGGGATCGGCGTCGACGAGATCGCCGAGACGCTCGCGGTCGTCGCCGACGGCGACGGGAGTCAGTACCCGCCACCCTCCTGTCGGACGCTGGCCGCCTACGGCGTCTGTGAGAACGCCGACGACCACCGGGCGGTCGCCGCACACCCGCTGGACTACTACGAGCGACGACTCGACGAGGCCGGGTCGGTGACGGACTGGCGCGAGCGCGACGATCCGACGCTCCGGCTCGCCGGCGAGGACGCGACGCCGTGA
- a CDS encoding P-loop NTPase: protein MNGRVLAVAGAKGGVGKTTTSLNLAAALGADGRAVVVVEADLAMANAVDFLDVEVGDRPTLHEVLAGRSGVEAATYPAPGGFDLVPAGTTLEGFMDAEVSRFPDVIEALRARYDAVVIDTGAGVSRETVVPTGAADATILVSTPRVASVRDADKTTSVAERAGAPVGGIVLTKSGTGRSPPAERIAQFLDTDLLGHVPQDPAVPKSQDAGIPVVAHAPDSEAAVAYREIAGELRQRPDLVGMSVSRGEAGFQFGNVDTAADGGDGR from the coding sequence ATGAACGGGCGGGTACTCGCGGTCGCCGGCGCGAAAGGGGGCGTGGGGAAGACCACGACCAGCCTCAACCTCGCGGCCGCACTCGGCGCGGACGGCCGCGCCGTGGTCGTCGTCGAGGCGGATCTGGCGATGGCCAACGCCGTCGACTTCCTCGACGTGGAGGTGGGTGACCGCCCGACACTCCACGAGGTGTTGGCCGGTCGCAGCGGCGTCGAGGCGGCGACGTACCCCGCTCCGGGCGGGTTCGACCTGGTCCCCGCCGGCACCACGCTGGAGGGGTTCATGGACGCCGAGGTCTCGCGGTTCCCGGACGTGATCGAGGCGCTGCGGGCCCGCTACGACGCCGTCGTGATCGACACCGGCGCGGGCGTGTCCCGCGAGACAGTCGTCCCGACCGGTGCCGCCGACGCGACGATCCTCGTCTCGACGCCACGGGTCGCCTCCGTCCGCGACGCCGACAAGACCACCTCCGTCGCGGAGCGGGCCGGGGCGCCGGTCGGTGGGATCGTCCTCACGAAGTCCGGGACCGGGCGCTCCCCGCCCGCCGAGCGGATCGCGCAGTTCCTCGACACGGACCTGTTGGGGCACGTCCCGCAGGATCCGGCGGTACCGAAGTCACAGGACGCCGGCATCCCGGTGGTCGCGCACGCGCCAGACAGTGAGGCCGCCGTCGCCTACCGCGAGATCGCCGGGGAACTCCGCCAGCGACCGGATCTCGTCGGGATGTCCGTCTCGCGCGGCGAGGCCGGCTTCCAGTTCGGCAACGTCGACACCGCCGCCGACGGCGGGGACGGGCGGTGA
- a CDS encoding GNAT family N-acetyltransferase, with the protein MRLRNARREDVDAIRAIARASTAASYGHALSETVIDEAIESWYGSEELEGEIDDDDAVFVVADDDGDVVGFVQSYYVERREPVGEIDWLHVAPDERGRGIGRDLFARCERTLRSRGVERIEGRVLAANETGAEFYEEEGFTVAGEREIEIGGESFTERFYSKFLDDGGEQVLTEARTDTDGERIYVALDEAERGGQAPFYVTYEDRDRTTRRGFLCGACDTVVDTMDAMGRVECACGNRRKATRWDAAYL; encoded by the coding sequence ATGCGACTCAGGAACGCACGCCGCGAGGACGTAGACGCAATCCGAGCCATCGCGCGCGCCTCGACGGCGGCCTCCTACGGGCACGCGTTGTCGGAGACGGTGATCGACGAGGCGATCGAGTCGTGGTACGGCTCCGAAGAGTTGGAGGGGGAGATCGACGACGACGACGCGGTGTTCGTCGTCGCGGACGACGACGGCGACGTGGTCGGGTTCGTCCAGAGCTACTACGTCGAGCGCCGCGAGCCGGTCGGCGAGATCGACTGGCTCCACGTCGCCCCCGACGAGCGGGGCCGTGGAATCGGGCGAGACCTCTTCGCGCGGTGCGAGCGGACGCTACGCTCGCGCGGTGTCGAGCGGATCGAGGGGCGCGTGCTCGCGGCCAACGAGACCGGCGCGGAGTTCTACGAGGAGGAGGGGTTCACCGTCGCCGGGGAACGCGAGATCGAGATCGGCGGCGAGTCGTTCACCGAGCGGTTCTACTCGAAGTTCCTCGACGACGGCGGCGAGCAGGTGTTGACGGAGGCACGGACGGACACCGACGGCGAGCGGATCTACGTCGCCTTGGACGAGGCCGAACGCGGCGGGCAGGCGCCGTTCTACGTCACCTACGAGGATCGCGACCGCACGACCCGCCGCGGGTTCCTCTGTGGCGCCTGCGACACCGTCGTGGACACGATGGACGCGATGGGCCGCGTCGAGTGTGCCTGTGGCAACCGCCGGAAGGCGACCCGCTGGGACGCCGCGTATCTCTGA
- a CDS encoding PHP domain-containing protein produces MVVADLHVHTTVSDGTLTLDAVPSAARAADVSVVAITDHDRYHPGLDAPVQTLDGITVVRGIELRVETDTERVDLLGYGLHETAALAAECDRIQRDRQRRGREIVTRVEAETGVDLDVTVEPGFGRPDVARAVAASDAPYDYGETFDDLIGAGRPCYVPRDVTPVDEAVPLLREACDVVGLAHPFRYDDPAAALDLISTYDLDAVERFYDYAGTDQPDPTPVDELVDAEGLLRTGGSDAHDETLGVAGLDAADWERLRARLDTSALGGA; encoded by the coding sequence ATGGTCGTCGCGGATCTCCACGTACACACGACGGTCTCCGACGGGACGCTGACACTGGACGCGGTACCGTCGGCGGCGCGGGCCGCCGACGTGTCCGTCGTCGCGATCACGGATCACGACCGCTACCACCCGGGACTCGACGCGCCGGTCCAGACACTCGACGGGATCACCGTCGTCCGCGGGATCGAACTGCGGGTCGAGACGGACACCGAGCGCGTGGACCTGCTCGGCTACGGGCTCCACGAGACGGCGGCGCTGGCGGCGGAGTGTGACCGAATTCAACGGGACCGCCAGCGGCGCGGCCGCGAGATCGTCACTCGCGTCGAGGCCGAGACCGGTGTCGATCTGGACGTGACCGTCGAACCGGGGTTCGGGCGCCCGGACGTGGCCCGCGCCGTCGCCGCCAGCGACGCGCCGTACGACTACGGCGAGACGTTCGACGACCTGATCGGCGCGGGCCGTCCCTGCTACGTCCCGCGGGACGTGACGCCGGTCGACGAGGCGGTGCCACTCCTGCGCGAGGCGTGTGACGTGGTCGGACTCGCACACCCGTTCCGGTACGACGACCCCGCCGCCGCGCTCGATCTGATCTCGACGTACGATCTCGACGCCGTCGAGCGGTTCTACGACTACGCGGGCACAGACCAGCCCGACCCGACGCCCGTCGACGAGCTGGTCGACGCCGAGGGACTGCTCCGGACCGGCGGGAGCGACGCCCACGACGAGACCCTCGGCGTCGCCGGTCTCGACGCCGCCGACTGGGAGCGACTCCGGGCGCGCCTCGACACGAGCGCGCTCGGCGGTGCGTGA
- a CDS encoding ArsR/SmtB family transcription factor has translation MTDDPDPGTVAGLLADDAARTILEATAREPQSAAALREACDVSGPTVYRRLEELEDAGLVVAETELDPDGDHYEVYTATLDRAVFDLQPDVVTCSVSRRERLADRFTSVIEEM, from the coding sequence GTGACGGACGACCCCGACCCCGGCACGGTCGCCGGGCTGCTCGCCGACGACGCCGCACGGACCATCCTCGAAGCGACGGCGCGCGAGCCGCAGTCGGCGGCCGCGCTGCGGGAGGCGTGCGACGTCTCCGGGCCGACGGTGTACCGCCGACTCGAGGAGTTGGAGGACGCCGGCTTGGTCGTCGCCGAGACGGAACTGGACCCGGACGGCGACCACTACGAGGTGTACACCGCGACGCTCGACCGCGCGGTGTTCGACCTCCAGCCGGACGTGGTGACCTGCTCCGTCAGTCGCCGCGAGCGGCTCGCCGACCGCTTCACCAGCGTGATCGAGGAGATGTGA
- a CDS encoding lysostaphin resistance A-like protein — protein MAVETTRTIRDRIVAPLWNRTENRPRALWRAVGALVAGVAATALGGVAASAVDGPTVLGSLAAQGVAAALVVALVVAWARLVDRRPVAAYGLGLDRRWLGGAALGFAVGTLGWGGALATSLLAGWARVDGLFVAGAAFPFGVGIVLWSCNWLLVGVWEELLFRGLLLRNAVEGLRGRRLSDRAAAVGGLLVTSVVFGGLHADQAGSALALGFWTGAGVVLGVAYLTTDSLAVPIGLHVAFDLAVNDVFGLSRVRPIGERLPTVVAPEFTGPDRLVEIAGWVNSVWLVVVGLGVVAATAWYEGGLRLRLSAYESW, from the coding sequence ATGGCAGTCGAGACGACCCGAACGATCCGGGACAGAATCGTCGCACCGCTGTGGAACCGCACCGAGAATCGCCCGCGGGCACTGTGGCGTGCCGTCGGCGCGCTGGTCGCCGGCGTCGCTGCGACCGCGCTCGGCGGCGTCGCCGCGTCGGCCGTCGACGGGCCGACGGTGCTCGGGAGTCTCGCCGCACAGGGTGTCGCCGCCGCGCTGGTCGTGGCACTCGTCGTCGCGTGGGCGCGCCTCGTCGACCGCCGGCCCGTGGCGGCGTACGGACTCGGGCTCGACCGCCGGTGGCTCGGCGGCGCCGCACTCGGCTTCGCGGTCGGGACACTCGGGTGGGGTGGCGCGCTGGCGACGAGTCTCCTCGCCGGGTGGGCACGCGTCGACGGGCTGTTCGTCGCCGGTGCGGCGTTCCCGTTCGGTGTGGGGATCGTCCTGTGGAGTTGCAACTGGCTCCTCGTCGGCGTCTGGGAGGAACTCCTCTTTCGCGGGTTGCTCTTGCGCAACGCCGTCGAGGGACTCCGCGGGCGACGACTCTCGGACCGGGCGGCCGCCGTCGGTGGGCTCCTCGTCACGTCGGTCGTGTTCGGTGGGCTCCACGCCGATCAGGCCGGCTCGGCGCTCGCACTCGGGTTCTGGACCGGTGCCGGCGTGGTCCTCGGTGTCGCGTACCTCACCACCGACAGTCTCGCCGTCCCGATCGGACTCCACGTCGCGTTCGACCTCGCGGTCAACGACGTGTTCGGGCTGTCGCGTGTGCGTCCCATCGGGGAGCGGCTCCCGACGGTCGTCGCGCCGGAGTTCACCGGACCCGATCGACTCGTCGAGATCGCCGGGTGGGTCAACAGCGTCTGGCTCGTCGTCGTCGGTCTCGGTGTGGTCGCTGCGACCGCGTGGTACGAGGGCGGCCTCCGACTGCGGCTGTCGGCGTACGAGTCCTGGTAG